The following are encoded together in the Drosophila biarmipes strain raj3 chromosome 3L, RU_DBia_V1.1, whole genome shotgun sequence genome:
- the LOC108031279 gene encoding peptidyl-prolyl cis-trans isomerase-like 1 — protein MLSLTDPANAGGIPDKAWQPHFVTLETSMGEITVELYWKHAPNTCRNFAELSRRGYYNNVVFHRIIRDFMIQGGDPTGTGRGGTSIYGSEFGDELHGDLKHTGAGILSMANSGPDTNGSQFFITLAPTQWLDGKHTIFGRVYTGMEVVKRIGMVETDKNDRPVDPLRIIKAKVEKL, from the exons ATGCTATCCCTGACAGACCCAGCCAACGCGGGCGGGATTCCCGACAAGGCCTGGCAGCCGCACTTCGTCACTTTGGAAACGAG CATGGGGGAGATCACCGTGGAGCTCTACTGGAAGCACGCCCCCAACACGTGCCGCAACTTCGCAGAGCTCTCGCGCAGGGGCTACTACAACAACGTGGTGTTCCACCGGATAATCCGGGACTTCATGATCCAGGGCGGCGACCCCACGGGAACTGGCCGCGGCGGCACCTCCATCTACGGGTCGGAGTTCGGGGACGAGCTGCACGGCGATCTGAAGCACACGGGCGCCGGAATCCTCTCGATGGCCAATTCCGGACCGGACACCAATGGGTCCCAGTTCTTCATCACGCTGGCGCCCACCCAGTGGCTGGACGGCAAGCACACGATCTTCGGAAGGGTCTACACCGGCATGGAGGTGGTCAAGCGGATAGGAATGGTGGAGACCGACAAGAACGACCGTCCTGTGGACCCTCTCAGGATCATCAAGGCCAAGGTGGAGAAGCTGTGA
- the LOC108028670 gene encoding uncharacterized protein LOC108028670, which yields MPLLWRSLWRVVDSLTDPPKRMQDLSVPPSQLSFLTHLSQRSERIFPRRARYPVPSISRHVVFSPSTLEHQKNRQVVVQAETSAFQNFVREMYEAYYQLLLSQETRRHCLHPELQLGNRRLRFKDLVLLQRVARDLWAKMGKERKQPYKDLAMMALHRASLRLPPDPHRIPPHLRRTSKKLQKTRSVFIRI from the coding sequence ATGCCACTCTTATGGAGGAGTCTGTGGCGAGTTGTGGACTCCCTCACAGATCCACCTAAAAGAATGCAGGACCTCAGCGTTCCCCCAAGTCAACTGAGTTTCCTCACCCATCTAAGTCAGCGAAGCGAGAGGATATTTCCACGACGAGCCCGATACCCTGTGCCCTCCATAAGTCGCCATGTGGTCTTCTCGCCCAGCACGTTGGAGCACCAGAAGAATCGCCAGGTTGTCGTGCAGGCCGAAACCTCGGCCTTCCAGAACTTCGTGCGCGAGATGTACGAAGCGTATTACCAACTTTTACTCTCGCAGGAGACGAGAAGACACTGCCTGCATCCAGAACTACAGCTTGGCAATCGTAGGCTGAGATTCAAGGACCTCGTGCTGCTTCAGAGGGTGGCCAGAGATTTGTGGGCGAAAATGGGCAAGGAACGAAAGCAACCGTACAAGGATCTGGCCATGATGGCCCTCCATCGAGCGAGTTTGCGCCTGCCGCCCGATCCCCATCGAATACCCCCACATCTTAGGAGGACTTCCAAAAAGTTACAGAAGACTAGATCGGTTTTTATTCGGATATAG
- the LOC108031268 gene encoding BLOC-1-related complex subunit 6: MSHRHQDIPIRPRYGYVDEESGQAEGAAGRSGAGATPASSYTEIPFLAQYPGAVPEHVLQDLTPTAAGHPAVPGKVTAKGPNGESYVNLDSGEDDPEEEDDPLAEEDNSNSNSNSKDSSGDLQRHRARAESNLPYELEGASDSDGMRHFVAHDLEAKLREGAHTDYSSEHTTPSTSMAGAQASGNGLLTRRFLQSRNIPEVDGSVLSDIELEAQYLATSVDNLLENLGNLLHSISSITADNVEVHRNAVNKLTDTLDANIKCQYQLLAKAEEITKSMKPTEQLGQRIREIKRLVDMLDSTM; the protein is encoded by the exons ATGTCGCACCGCCACCAGGACATCCCCATCCGCCCGCGATACGGGTATGTGGACGAGGAGAGTGGCCAGGCGGAGGGAGCAGCTGGGCGATCCGGAGCAGGGGCCACGCCCGCCTCCTCCTACACGGAAATCCCATTCCTGGCCCAGTACCCGGGCGCAGTGCCCGAGCACGTCCTGCAGGACCTCACGCCCACGGCGGCGGGTCATCCTGCGGTGCCCGGGAAAGTCACTGCAAAGGGACCCAACGGCGAGAGCTACGTGAATCTGGACTCTGGCGAGGACGAtcccgaggaggaggacgatcCCCTGGCGGAGGAGGACAACAGCAACTCGAATAGCAACTCCAAGGACAGCTCCGGGGACCTCCAGCGGCACAGAGCGCGGGCGGAGAGCA ATCTGCCCTACGAACTGGAGGGCGCCAGCGACTCGGACGGCATGCGGCACTTTGTGGCCCACGACTTGGAGGCCAAGCTGCGCGAGGGCGCCCACACGGACTACTCCTCGGAGCACACCACGCCCTCCACCTCGATGGCCGGAGCTCAGGCGTCGGGCAACGGCCTGCTCACCCGCAGATTCCTGCAATCCCGCAACATCCCCGAGGTGGACGGCAGTGTGCTGAGCGACATCGAGCTGGAGGCCCAGTACCTGGCCACCTCGGTGGACAATCTGCTGGAGAACCTGGGCAACCTGCTGCACTCCATCTCCTCCATCACCGCCGACAACGTGGAGGTCCACCGGAACGCGGTCAACAAGCTGACGGACACCCTGGACGCGAACATCAAGTGCCAGTACCAGCTGCTGGCCAAGGCGGAGGAGATCACCAAGTCGATGAAGCCCACGGAGCAGCTGGGCCAGCGCAT CAGGGAGATCAAGCGGCTGGTGGACATGCTGGACAGCACCATGTAG
- the LOC108028678 gene encoding eukaryotic translation initiation factor 5A-like yields MADDDDAQFDTVDSEASKTFPMQCSALRKNGFVMLKGRPCKIVDMSTSKTGKHGHAKVHLVGVDIFTQKKYEDICPSTHNMDVPHVKREDYQLTDISDDGFVTLMGDNGEIREDLKLPDGELGGALRSEFDDGKDLLLTVLAACGEECVIAMKNNAGLDKGGL; encoded by the coding sequence ATGGCGGACGATGACGACGCGCAGTTCGACACCGTAGACTCGGAAGCCTCGAAGACTTTTCCGATGCAGTGTTCGGCCTTACGGAAGAATGGGTTTGTCATGCTGAAGGGACGTCCCTGCAAGATTGTGGACATGTCCACCTCGAAGACGGGCAAGCACGGGCACGCCAAGGTGCACTTGGTGGGAGTGGACATATTCACCCAGAAGAAGTACGAGGACATCTGCCCCTCGACCCACAACATGGACGTGCCGCACGTGAAGCGCGAGGACTACCAGCTGACCGACATCAGCGACGACGGCTTCGTCACCCTGATGGGGGACAATGGCGAGATACGCGAGGATCTCAAGCTTCCGGACGGGGAGCTGGGCGGAGCTCTGCGCTCAGAATTCGACGATGGCAAGGATCTCCTCCTCACGGTGCTGGCGGCCTGCGGAGAGGAGTGCGTCATCGCGATGAAGAACAACGCGGGCCTGGACAAGGGAGGGCTCTAA